In the genome of Persephonella sp. KM09-Lau-8, one region contains:
- the frr gene encoding ribosome recycling factor, translated as MIQEYLKDAESRMKKAVEKFKEELAGIRTSRASTAIVENIKVDYYGVEMPIKQLATITIPEPSQIVIQAWDQNAIPLIEKALKEANIGANPQTEGNIIRLILPPMTEERRKEIVKFIGKLAEEARIAVRNVRRDDKERLEELKKEGFSEDEVKKALEQLQKITDKYIQQINQLAEQKEEEVLSL; from the coding sequence ATGATACAGGAATATCTAAAGGATGCAGAATCTAGAATGAAAAAAGCAGTTGAAAAATTCAAAGAAGAGCTTGCAGGAATTAGAACATCAAGAGCATCAACAGCAATAGTTGAGAATATAAAAGTTGATTATTATGGCGTAGAAATGCCAATAAAACAGCTTGCAACAATAACAATACCTGAGCCTTCCCAGATTGTAATTCAAGCCTGGGATCAAAATGCAATTCCATTAATAGAAAAGGCATTAAAAGAGGCAAACATAGGAGCAAACCCTCAAACAGAAGGAAATATAATTAGACTCATCCTGCCTCCTATGACAGAAGAAAGAAGAAAAGAAATTGTTAAATTTATAGGAAAACTTGCAGAAGAAGCCCGTATAGCTGTAAGAAATGTAAGAAGAGATGATAAAGAAAGACTTGAAGAACTCAAAAAAGAAGGATTTTCAGAGGACGAAGTTAAAAAAGCCTTAGAACAACTCCAGAAAATAACAGATAAATACATACAACAGATTAATCAACTGGCCGAGCAAAAAGAAGAAGAGGTACTTTCCCTCTAA
- the pheA gene encoding prephenate dehydratase has translation MDYREQLQQLRIQIDQIDEEILKLLNKRAELAKKVGEIKKEHKLPIYVPSREQAIFQRLEELNKKYGEIFPTDYIKPVFREIISACRSTEESLKVAYLGPRATFTHQAAIEHFGQAVEFIPVQTIKDVFEEITKEKADFGVVPVENTIEGIVNYTLDLLVDYPLKITGEVILEISLHLMGINPNLNEIQRVYSHRHALAECREWLMKNLSDAQLIEVESTAKAAEMAKDDYEAAAVASEAAADIYGLHIIERKIDKHTHNYTRFLIIGKEISPPTGNDKTTFVFSLKNQVGALYKTLEPLYKHGINMTKIESRPSKKEAWDYIFFTDIEGHINDKKVKAALDELKESSPFFKILGSYPKAH, from the coding sequence ATGGATTACAGAGAGCAGTTACAGCAGCTTAGAATTCAGATAGACCAGATAGATGAAGAAATCTTAAAACTTCTTAATAAAAGGGCAGAGCTTGCCAAAAAAGTAGGAGAAATAAAAAAAGAGCACAAGCTCCCTATATACGTTCCAAGCAGGGAGCAGGCTATATTCCAGAGATTAGAAGAACTCAACAAAAAATATGGGGAAATATTTCCCACAGACTACATAAAACCTGTTTTCAGAGAAATTATATCTGCCTGCCGCTCAACAGAAGAAAGTTTGAAGGTAGCATATCTGGGACCCAGAGCCACATTTACCCATCAGGCTGCTATTGAACATTTTGGTCAGGCTGTTGAATTTATTCCTGTTCAAACAATAAAGGATGTATTTGAAGAAATTACAAAAGAAAAAGCAGATTTTGGGGTTGTCCCTGTAGAAAACACAATAGAAGGAATTGTTAACTATACCCTTGACCTGCTTGTTGATTATCCTTTGAAAATCACAGGTGAGGTAATACTTGAGATATCCCTTCATCTAATGGGAATTAATCCAAATCTTAATGAAATCCAGAGAGTTTATTCCCACAGACATGCCCTTGCAGAATGTAGGGAATGGCTTATGAAAAATCTATCTGATGCACAGCTTATTGAGGTGGAATCAACAGCAAAAGCTGCTGAAATGGCTAAAGATGACTATGAAGCAGCAGCTGTTGCCAGTGAAGCAGCAGCAGATATATACGGTCTTCATATAATAGAAAGAAAAATAGATAAACATACCCACAACTACACAAGATTCCTGATAATAGGTAAAGAAATTTCTCCACCTACAGGAAATGATAAAACCACCTTTGTTTTTTCCCTGAAAAATCAGGTTGGTGCACTTTACAAAACCCTTGAACCCCTTTATAAACATGGGATTAATATGACAAAAATAGAATCCCGTCCATCCAAAAAAGAAGCCTGGGATTATATATTCTTCACAGACATAGAGGGGCATATAAACGACAAAAAAGTAAAAGCAGCCCTTGATGAGTTAAAGGAAAGCTCCCCTTTCTTCAAAATTTTAGGTTCATATCCTAAAGCTCACTGA
- a CDS encoding ribosomal L7Ae/L30e/S12e/Gadd45 family protein, whose protein sequence is MGKEKEEIKQALLKQIISLIQIGWRGRLIKIGFEDTEKELKKGKKGFLIIAEDIAERTKRNILRERNTEFYQLFTKEQLGKFIGKKEVGIIFVPLNKFGLKLKGLIAQYFELERR, encoded by the coding sequence ATGGGAAAGGAAAAAGAAGAGATAAAGCAGGCTTTGCTTAAACAGATTATAAGTCTAATCCAGATAGGCTGGAGAGGAAGACTTATAAAAATAGGGTTTGAGGATACAGAAAAAGAACTAAAAAAAGGAAAGAAAGGATTTTTAATCATAGCTGAGGATATAGCAGAAAGAACAAAAAGGAATATCTTAAGAGAAAGAAATACTGAGTTTTATCAGTTATTTACAAAGGAACAATTAGGTAAATTTATAGGAAAGAAAGAAGTGGGAATAATATTTGTCCCTCTTAATAAATTTGGTTTAAAATTAAAAGGTTTAATTGCTCAATACTTTGAGCTTGAAAGGAGGTAA
- the rimP gene encoding ribosome maturation factor RimP, with protein sequence MKEQIIERVKELLQPLIEERGLKLVDVEYITAGKPVLRIYVYNPEGTSIEDCEWISRRIGALLDIEDLIPVSYILEVSSPGLDRKLKNKEEYDIFKGRDVKIVLSEPIEEGKNVYEGVLQGLEDDNVLLETDGKTIKIPLEKISKTNLEFKPNGER encoded by the coding sequence TTGAAAGAACAGATTATAGAAAGGGTTAAAGAGCTTTTACAGCCTCTTATTGAGGAAAGGGGCTTAAAGCTTGTTGATGTTGAATACATAACAGCAGGAAAACCTGTTTTACGTATATATGTATATAATCCTGAAGGAACAAGTATAGAGGATTGCGAATGGATTAGCCGTAGAATAGGGGCATTACTTGATATAGAAGACTTAATACCTGTTTCCTATATTCTGGAAGTTTCATCTCCGGGGCTTGATAGAAAGCTAAAGAATAAAGAAGAGTATGACATTTTCAAAGGAAGGGATGTAAAGATAGTTTTATCTGAGCCGATAGAAGAGGGTAAGAATGTATATGAGGGGGTATTACAGGGGTTGGAGGATGATAATGTCCTCCTTGAAACTGATGGAAAAACAATAAAAATACCTCTGGAAAAAATATCAAAAACAAATTTAGAGTTTAAACCAAACGGAGAGAGATAA
- the pyrH gene encoding UMP kinase, whose product MGLKYKRVLLKLSGEALMGDQDYGIDPLFIDELAEEVKSVYEIGAEIAIVIGGGNIFRGVKGSSMGMDRATADYMGMLATVMNALALQDILEKKDVPTRVMSAIEMRQIAEPYIRRRAIRHLEKGRIVIFAAGTGSPFFTTDTTGALRAAEIKADVLLKATKVDGIYDKDPVKHPDAKLLKEITYLDAINKNLKVMDHTALTLCMENNLPIIVFNIKKKGNLMKILLGEPVGSVVR is encoded by the coding sequence TTGGGACTCAAATACAAAAGAGTTCTTTTAAAACTTTCTGGCGAAGCATTAATGGGGGATCAAGACTACGGGATTGATCCCCTTTTTATTGATGAACTGGCTGAAGAAGTCAAATCTGTATATGAAATAGGGGCAGAAATAGCCATTGTAATAGGTGGTGGGAATATATTCAGAGGGGTAAAAGGCTCCTCAATGGGAATGGACAGGGCTACAGCAGACTATATGGGAATGCTTGCCACTGTAATGAATGCCCTTGCACTTCAGGATATACTTGAAAAAAAGGACGTTCCAACAAGGGTGATGTCTGCCATTGAGATGAGGCAGATTGCAGAGCCATATATCAGAAGAAGAGCCATAAGACACCTTGAAAAAGGTAGAATAGTAATATTTGCAGCAGGGACTGGAAGTCCATTTTTCACAACAGATACAACAGGAGCCCTCAGGGCAGCAGAGATAAAAGCAGATGTTCTCCTAAAAGCGACAAAAGTAGATGGTATCTACGATAAAGACCCTGTAAAACATCCAGATGCAAAACTCCTAAAAGAAATAACTTATCTGGATGCAATAAACAAAAATCTTAAAGTTATGGATCATACAGCATTAACACTCTGCATGGAAAACAACCTACCAATTATTGTTTTCAATATAAAGAAAAAAGGAAATCTCATGAAAATTCTCTTGGGCGAGCCTGTAGGCTCAGTTGTAAGGTAA
- the infB gene encoding translation initiation factor IF-2, which produces MSKVKISDLAKEFGMTWKQLAEEIQNLTGTKIKSPSTKIDEEVVTLLRDVLGESPVAVEEEVEEKEEKKEGIKVWDVAHDLGISFEEAKEALKAIGFEGEISSFTEVTPEQIERIKEYLKEKAKKEEERKKELEKQKQEALKKAKKEKEEKPQEKKTEKPAEEKVEKIEKPVEKPKVEKKPPVAEEKPPVKEERPTTVEEKTVSKPAAKKEEKPKKKFERKPPVEKTEKPKPKPAPKPKKEEKPEEIEETKEQISEKEKIRLSKEEKAELEALKKLMGAQPKKKKKKKKKKEEEKKPETVSKEEEDLKIAIIPEVITVRELAELLDLPVNQIMADLLKKGILASVNQTIDPEIALQIAEEHGFLAEIQQEGEEVSIVEELPEEEKAKILGEEEEEGELVERPPVVTVMGHVDHGKTTLLDTIRKTDVAAREKGGITQHIGAYKIKLPNGKEITFLDTPGHEAFTTLRARGSKVADIAVLVVAADDGVKPQTVEAINHAKNAGVPIIVAINKIDKPGADPERVKRELSQYGLIPEEWGGDTIMVPVSAKTGQNVEELLENILLVAEILDLKANPNKPAIGTVIESKLDPKKGPVATVLIENGTLHQGDYFVAGYTWGKVRAMFDERGNQLKEAGPGTPVEILGFNDVPQAGDKFIVKPSEREARQLAEQRLRKREEELQAKRARMHFESLAGEKEVNIIVKADVQGSLEAILKSLEELSEKFEDVSINVIHSGIGRITESDVMLAAASNAIILGFNVRPDAAARKAAEEEGVDIRVYGIIYDLIEDMEKALKGMLEPEEREQFLGTCEVKQIFRIKGVGTVAGCIVTEGVIRRNAKARLVRDGVVIYDGEIASLKRFKEDVKEVAKGYECGVMLKDFNDVKPGDIIESYEIVKEKKE; this is translated from the coding sequence TTGTCAAAGGTTAAGATATCCGACCTTGCTAAAGAGTTTGGAATGACATGGAAACAGCTTGCTGAAGAGATTCAGAACTTAACAGGAACAAAAATTAAATCTCCATCTACAAAAATAGATGAAGAAGTTGTTACCCTATTAAGAGACGTTCTTGGAGAATCGCCGGTAGCTGTAGAAGAAGAAGTAGAAGAGAAAGAAGAAAAGAAGGAAGGCATAAAGGTATGGGATGTTGCACATGATTTAGGTATATCCTTTGAAGAAGCAAAGGAGGCTCTAAAAGCTATTGGTTTTGAAGGGGAAATCAGTAGCTTTACAGAGGTTACCCCGGAGCAAATAGAAAGAATAAAAGAATACCTTAAAGAAAAAGCAAAAAAAGAAGAAGAAAGGAAAAAAGAGTTAGAAAAACAAAAACAGGAAGCTCTGAAAAAGGCAAAAAAAGAGAAAGAAGAAAAACCTCAAGAAAAGAAAACAGAAAAACCTGCAGAAGAAAAAGTAGAGAAAATAGAAAAACCAGTAGAAAAACCAAAAGTAGAAAAGAAACCACCTGTTGCTGAAGAAAAACCTCCTGTAAAAGAAGAAAGACCAACAACTGTAGAAGAAAAAACAGTTTCAAAACCAGCGGCTAAAAAGGAAGAAAAACCTAAGAAAAAATTTGAAAGAAAACCACCTGTTGAAAAAACAGAAAAACCAAAACCAAAGCCTGCTCCAAAACCTAAGAAAGAAGAAAAGCCTGAAGAAATAGAAGAAACAAAAGAACAGATATCAGAAAAAGAAAAGATAAGACTAAGCAAAGAAGAAAAAGCAGAGTTAGAAGCTCTCAAGAAACTTATGGGAGCTCAACCAAAGAAAAAGAAGAAGAAAAAGAAAAAGAAAGAAGAAGAAAAGAAACCAGAAACAGTCTCCAAAGAGGAAGAAGATTTAAAAATAGCAATTATTCCAGAAGTAATCACAGTAAGAGAGCTGGCAGAATTGCTGGATTTACCTGTTAATCAAATAATGGCAGACCTACTCAAAAAAGGAATTCTTGCATCAGTTAACCAGACTATAGACCCGGAAATAGCACTCCAAATAGCTGAAGAACATGGCTTTCTGGCAGAAATACAACAGGAAGGTGAGGAAGTATCTATAGTGGAAGAACTTCCTGAAGAAGAAAAAGCAAAAATACTTGGAGAAGAAGAGGAAGAAGGGGAGCTTGTAGAAAGACCTCCTGTTGTTACCGTAATGGGTCACGTTGACCATGGAAAAACAACACTTCTTGACACTATCAGAAAGACAGACGTTGCAGCAAGGGAAAAAGGCGGAATTACACAGCATATAGGTGCCTACAAAATAAAGCTCCCTAACGGCAAAGAAATCACTTTCCTTGACACTCCTGGACACGAGGCATTTACAACCCTCAGAGCAAGAGGTTCTAAAGTTGCAGATATAGCAGTTCTTGTTGTTGCTGCAGACGACGGGGTAAAACCACAGACAGTAGAAGCCATAAACCATGCTAAAAACGCAGGAGTCCCAATAATAGTTGCAATAAACAAGATAGATAAACCCGGTGCTGACCCTGAAAGGGTAAAAAGGGAACTATCACAGTACGGCCTTATCCCTGAAGAATGGGGCGGCGACACAATAATGGTTCCTGTTTCTGCAAAAACAGGGCAGAATGTTGAAGAACTACTTGAAAATATACTCCTTGTAGCAGAAATACTTGACCTGAAAGCAAATCCAAACAAACCGGCAATTGGAACAGTAATAGAATCAAAACTTGACCCTAAAAAAGGTCCTGTTGCAACAGTCCTTATAGAAAATGGAACACTCCACCAGGGAGACTACTTTGTTGCAGGATATACATGGGGTAAAGTCCGTGCAATGTTTGATGAAAGGGGTAATCAGCTTAAGGAAGCAGGACCAGGAACACCTGTGGAAATCCTTGGATTTAATGATGTTCCACAGGCAGGGGATAAATTCATAGTCAAACCTTCAGAAAGGGAAGCAAGACAGCTTGCAGAACAGAGACTAAGAAAAAGGGAAGAAGAGCTTCAGGCCAAAAGAGCCAGAATGCATTTTGAAAGCCTCGCAGGAGAAAAAGAGGTTAATATCATTGTTAAAGCTGACGTTCAAGGTTCACTTGAGGCAATCCTTAAATCCCTTGAGGAATTATCAGAAAAATTTGAGGACGTTAGCATAAATGTAATCCACAGCGGTATAGGAAGAATTACAGAAAGTGATGTCATGCTGGCAGCTGCATCTAATGCAATCATACTTGGCTTTAACGTTAGACCAGATGCAGCAGCAAGAAAAGCCGCAGAAGAGGAAGGAGTAGATATCAGGGTTTACGGTATTATCTATGACCTTATTGAAGATATGGAAAAAGCCCTTAAAGGAATGCTTGAACCTGAAGAAAGGGAACAGTTCCTTGGAACATGCGAAGTCAAACAGATATTCAGAATTAAAGGTGTCGGAACTGTTGCAGGATGTATTGTTACAGAAGGGGTTATAAGAAGAAATGCAAAAGCCAGACTGGTCAGGGATGGTGTTGTTATATACGATGGAGAAATAGCATCCCTCAAAAGATTTAAAGAGGACGTAAAAGAGGTAGCCAAAGGATACGAATGTGGAGTGATGCTAAAAGACTTTAACGACGTCAAGCCTGGTGATATTATAGAATCTTACGAAATTGTAAAAGAGAAGAAAGAGTAA
- the nusA gene encoding transcription termination factor NusA: protein MSVKLKNVIEAVAKEKNVPEEIIEKALIDGIKTAVQKEYGYRDNVRVVFDKENDELKVYLRKRVSPFIENPKRDITLEEAKKYDPNADIGKYVDVPLSLEDLGRIALNAAKEVITHKVAKVEKNILFKEFKDLEGKVVTGTVRRFENGDIIVDLGRVEAILPEEEQIKKEKYKIGDRIRALILKVIKDGSFPVYEKGRVKRYIHPIDRDKPLVILSRTHPNFLGKLLEIEVPEIQEGEIEIKAIAREPGERAKVAVYSKDKNIDPVGVVVGLKGSRIQNVTNELSGEKIDVIQWDPDPAIFVMRALSPARPTKYRLLEDEKRIEVAVPKNELSLAIGKGGINAKLAHKLTGWHIDILSEEDFERLQQLPRAGE from the coding sequence ATGTCAGTAAAACTTAAAAATGTAATAGAAGCAGTAGCAAAGGAAAAAAATGTGCCTGAGGAAATCATAGAAAAGGCACTTATAGACGGAATAAAAACTGCTGTTCAAAAAGAGTATGGATACAGGGATAACGTAAGGGTTGTTTTTGATAAGGAAAATGATGAACTAAAGGTATATCTCAGAAAAAGAGTTTCTCCATTTATAGAAAATCCCAAAAGGGATATTACCCTTGAAGAAGCAAAAAAATATGATCCAAACGCTGACATAGGTAAATATGTTGATGTTCCCCTCAGCCTTGAGGACTTAGGAAGAATTGCCCTGAATGCTGCAAAGGAAGTTATCACCCATAAAGTTGCAAAAGTAGAAAAAAATATATTATTCAAAGAATTCAAGGATTTAGAAGGCAAAGTTGTTACCGGAACAGTAAGAAGATTTGAAAATGGAGATATTATTGTAGACCTTGGTAGAGTAGAAGCTATACTTCCTGAAGAAGAACAGATAAAAAAGGAAAAATACAAAATTGGAGATAGAATAAGGGCGCTTATCCTTAAGGTTATAAAAGATGGCTCCTTCCCGGTATATGAAAAAGGCAGAGTAAAAAGATACATACATCCAATAGACAGGGACAAACCACTTGTTATACTTTCAAGAACACATCCAAACTTCCTTGGAAAACTACTTGAGATTGAAGTTCCGGAAATACAGGAAGGAGAAATTGAGATTAAAGCAATAGCCAGAGAACCAGGAGAAAGGGCAAAGGTGGCTGTTTACTCTAAAGACAAAAATATAGACCCTGTTGGTGTGGTTGTTGGTTTAAAAGGAAGCAGAATTCAGAATGTAACAAATGAGCTCTCAGGGGAAAAAATAGACGTTATTCAATGGGATCCAGACCCGGCAATATTTGTAATGAGGGCATTATCCCCGGCCAGACCTACAAAATATAGACTGCTGGAAGATGAGAAAAGAATAGAAGTTGCTGTTCCCAAAAATGAGTTATCCCTTGCTATAGGAAAAGGAGGAATAAACGCAAAATTAGCCCACAAACTAACAGGCTGGCATATAGATATACTAAGCGAGGAAGATTTTGAAAGGTTACAGCAACTACCAAGAGCAGGAGAATAA
- the tsf gene encoding translation elongation factor Ts, giving the protein MAVDAKLVKTLREMTGAGVLECKKALEETGGNLEEAVELLRKRGIAKAAKKAGRETKEGIIHAYIHAGGRVGVLLELNCETDFVARNEVFKELANELALQIAAMKPQYVSRDTVPPEVIEKEGEIAREAALAEGKPEHIAEKIAEGKVEKFLKEVCLLEQPYIKDDKKTVEDLIKEYIAKLGENIQVRRFTRYEIGD; this is encoded by the coding sequence ATGGCAGTAGATGCAAAATTAGTAAAAACATTAAGGGAAATGACAGGGGCTGGCGTTTTAGAATGTAAAAAAGCCCTTGAAGAAACAGGTGGAAACCTTGAGGAAGCTGTTGAGCTTCTCAGAAAAAGAGGAATAGCAAAAGCTGCCAAAAAAGCAGGTAGAGAAACAAAAGAAGGTATAATCCATGCTTATATCCACGCAGGTGGAAGGGTTGGTGTTTTACTTGAACTTAACTGTGAAACGGACTTTGTTGCAAGAAATGAAGTATTCAAAGAGCTGGCAAATGAGCTGGCACTTCAGATTGCAGCAATGAAGCCACAATATGTAAGCAGAGATACAGTTCCTCCTGAAGTTATAGAAAAAGAAGGGGAAATAGCAAGGGAAGCAGCACTTGCTGAAGGAAAGCCAGAACATATAGCAGAAAAAATAGCAGAAGGAAAAGTTGAAAAATTCCTTAAAGAAGTCTGTCTCCTTGAACAACCATACATAAAAGATGACAAGAAAACAGTTGAAGATCTGATTAAAGAATACATTGCAAAACTTGGTGAAAATATACAGGTAAGAAGATTCACAAGATACGAAATCGGAGACTAA
- the rpsB gene encoding 30S ribosomal protein S2, with product MPFEITMRELLEAGVHFGHQTRRWNPKMAPYIFTKRNGIHIIDLAKTIPLFKTAWEYVRDEVANGATILFVGTKKQAQEIIKEQAERCGAFYINERWPGGLLTNFQTVRKSIDKLKKLERMEAEGAFEILPKKEVVKLKKKKEKLEKILGGIKDMERIPDILYIVDTVREELAVKEAKKLGIPVVAIADTNCDPDLIDYPIPGNDDAIKAINLITTKIADAVLEGKSMREATVSEAGEIESVEAEMLRKAEEEGVAEVNVVESGIHGANAPEKEEALEEAVDKEIKEELPEEIEEAKEELK from the coding sequence ATGCCATTTGAAATCACAATGAGAGAACTCCTGGAAGCAGGGGTGCACTTTGGTCACCAGACCAGAAGATGGAATCCCAAAATGGCTCCTTACATCTTTACAAAAAGAAATGGGATTCATATCATTGACCTTGCAAAAACAATCCCACTGTTTAAAACAGCATGGGAATATGTAAGAGACGAAGTTGCAAACGGAGCCACAATCCTGTTTGTTGGAACAAAAAAACAGGCACAGGAAATCATCAAAGAACAGGCTGAAAGATGTGGAGCTTTTTACATCAATGAAAGATGGCCTGGAGGACTCCTTACAAACTTCCAGACAGTTAGAAAATCCATTGATAAGCTGAAAAAGCTTGAAAGAATGGAAGCAGAGGGAGCATTTGAAATACTTCCTAAAAAAGAAGTTGTAAAGCTCAAAAAGAAAAAAGAAAAACTGGAAAAAATCCTTGGTGGAATCAAGGATATGGAAAGAATCCCTGATATTTTATATATCGTTGATACTGTCAGGGAAGAACTTGCTGTAAAAGAAGCTAAAAAATTAGGAATCCCTGTTGTTGCAATAGCAGATACAAACTGTGACCCAGACCTTATAGACTATCCAATTCCAGGAAACGATGATGCTATCAAGGCTATCAATCTGATTACAACAAAGATAGCAGATGCAGTTCTTGAAGGTAAATCAATGAGAGAAGCAACTGTATCTGAAGCTGGAGAAATCGAAAGCGTAGAAGCGGAAATGCTCAGAAAAGCAGAAGAAGAAGGTGTTGCTGAAGTAAATGTTGTTGAGTCAGGAATACATGGAGCTAATGCTCCTGAAAAAGAAGAAGCTTTAGAAGAAGCTGTGGATAAAGAAATAAAAGAAGAACTTCCTGAAGAAATTGAAGAAGCAAAGGAGGAGCTTAAATAA
- a CDS encoding LptF/LptG family permease, whose protein sequence is MKILYRYLYKKLTIYLLVIIPSFSIVAILVELIELLRKAKNLDFSAVLLYVIYQLPEKVYYILPISVVIAFFLLAKDLINRREIYPILLNGISLKKLGLAIFIFPVFISFIQLTNLEIIMPVAKMKAQEMYLFLKNRPKNEPLIAYNSWVTIDKRTFMYFGFLDLRKRAGKNIVIIRFNKNFDPVFRIEGSKFTVENKIKIKNAKIIDLKSFTDFSIKKVREYDYNQKIDLNSLKKLVKIKKPVSIRQFYKAAVIAEKFGYPASLYWSKFYSKLATVISPFILGFVVYPLLWNRKKYTIAVIAGLIVVYWYATAFLTSIASTNVIPFYVIFSVDFVYLMAGLFLFRRLKFSEL, encoded by the coding sequence TTGAAAATACTGTATAGATATTTATATAAAAAGTTGACCATTTATCTATTGGTAATTATTCCCTCCTTTTCTATTGTTGCCATACTGGTTGAGCTTATTGAACTGCTCAGAAAGGCGAAAAATCTGGATTTCTCTGCTGTGCTTCTTTATGTGATTTACCAGCTTCCTGAAAAAGTTTACTATATACTGCCTATTTCTGTGGTAATTGCCTTTTTCTTACTGGCAAAAGATCTGATAAATAGAAGGGAAATATATCCTATTCTGTTAAATGGTATATCCTTAAAAAAGTTAGGACTGGCCATATTTATATTTCCGGTTTTTATCTCTTTTATCCAGCTAACAAATCTGGAAATAATTATGCCTGTGGCTAAAATGAAAGCTCAGGAGATGTATCTATTTTTGAAAAATAGGCCTAAAAATGAGCCTCTTATTGCTTATAACTCGTGGGTTACCATAGATAAGAGGACTTTTATGTATTTTGGTTTTTTAGACCTTAGGAAAAGAGCAGGGAAAAATATAGTTATCATTAGATTCAATAAAAATTTTGATCCTGTCTTTAGAATTGAGGGTTCCAAATTTACAGTAGAAAATAAAATAAAGATAAAAAATGCCAAGATAATTGACCTTAAGAGCTTTACTGATTTTTCTATTAAGAAGGTTAGGGAATATGATTACAACCAGAAAATAGATTTGAATAGTTTAAAGAAACTGGTAAAAATAAAAAAGCCTGTTTCAATAAGACAGTTTTACAAAGCTGCCGTTATAGCAGAGAAATTTGGATATCCAGCTTCATTATACTGGAGTAAATTTTATTCGAAACTGGCCACAGTGATATCCCCATTTATACTGGGATTTGTTGTTTATCCTTTACTCTGGAATAGAAAAAAATACACAATTGCTGTTATAGCAGGTCTTATTGTGGTCTACTGGTATGCTACAGCATTCCTCACATCTATAGCATCAACTAACGTTATACCTTTTTATGTGATATTTTCAGTCGATTTTGTTTATCTTATGGCTGGACTATTTCTGTTTAGAAGGCTCAAATTCAGTGAGCTTTAG